One window of the Quadrisphaera setariae genome contains the following:
- a CDS encoding PucR family transcriptional regulator: MTPTSEDVARALQAATGSLAAAAIARLEEHQPWYAALGPQERSWVGLVAQGGIAAFVAWFRAAGERPPVSADVFATAPRELVRAVSLHQALQLLRVVVDVVEEHVPALADGPHRADLREAVLRYSREVAFSAAEVYARAAEARGAWDARLEALVVDALVRGEADDDLATRVAALGWAHDVPVAVLVGTRPAGASDAVVADLRRAARTVADDALVGLRGERALVVLGATGEDGPLRAAEALAPRLGPGPVVVGPVVAGLAAAGRSARTALVALTAARAWPEAPRPVAADELLPERVLAGDAGARRALADRVHAPLAAAAPVLVETLRAHLASGRSLEGTARALFVHPNTVRYRLRRVAEVTGWDPAVPREAFVLQVGLAVGALAERPGRRGGAAAP, translated from the coding sequence GTGACCCCGACCTCCGAGGACGTGGCGCGCGCCCTGCAGGCCGCCACCGGGTCGCTGGCGGCCGCGGCCATCGCGCGCCTGGAGGAGCACCAGCCCTGGTACGCCGCGCTGGGACCGCAGGAGCGCTCCTGGGTGGGGCTGGTGGCCCAGGGCGGCATCGCGGCGTTCGTGGCGTGGTTCCGGGCCGCGGGCGAGCGGCCGCCGGTCTCGGCGGACGTCTTCGCCACCGCCCCGCGCGAGCTGGTCCGCGCCGTGTCGCTGCACCAGGCGCTGCAGCTGCTGCGGGTGGTGGTGGACGTGGTGGAGGAGCACGTCCCCGCGCTGGCCGACGGCCCCCACCGCGCCGACCTGCGGGAGGCGGTGCTGCGGTACTCGCGGGAGGTGGCGTTCTCCGCGGCGGAGGTCTACGCGCGGGCGGCGGAGGCCCGCGGGGCGTGGGACGCCCGTCTGGAGGCGCTCGTGGTGGACGCCCTCGTGCGGGGCGAGGCCGACGACGACCTCGCCACCCGCGTCGCGGCGCTCGGCTGGGCCCACGACGTGCCGGTCGCGGTGCTCGTGGGCACCCGCCCCGCCGGTGCGTCGGACGCGGTGGTGGCCGACCTGCGCCGGGCCGCGCGGACCGTGGCCGACGACGCGCTGGTGGGGCTGCGCGGCGAACGGGCGCTGGTGGTGCTGGGCGCTACCGGCGAGGACGGCCCGCTGCGGGCGGCGGAGGCCCTGGCGCCGCGCCTGGGCCCCGGGCCGGTCGTGGTGGGTCCAGTGGTGGCGGGCCTGGCAGCGGCTGGACGCTCGGCGCGCACCGCGCTGGTGGCGCTGACGGCGGCCCGGGCCTGGCCGGAGGCACCGCGGCCGGTGGCGGCCGACGAGCTGCTGCCCGAGCGGGTGCTCGCCGGGGACGCCGGCGCGCGCCGCGCGCTGGCCGACCGGGTGCACGCACCGCTGGCGGCAGCCGCTCCCGTGCTGGTGGAGACGCTCCGCGCGCACCTGGCCTCGGGCCGGTCCCTGGAGGGCACGGCGCGGGCCCTGTTCGTGCACCCCAACACCGTCCGCTACCGGTTGCGGCGGGTCGCGGAGGTCACCGGGTGGGACCCGGCGGTGCCCCGCGAGGCGTTCGTGCTGCAGGTGGGGCTGGCCGTGGGCGCGCTGGCGGAGCGGCCCGGCCGCCGCGGCGGCGCGGCGGCGCCCTGA